The following proteins are co-located in the Deinococcus metallilatus genome:
- a CDS encoding ABC transporter permease, which produces MRPDYIWRVASRDLLSTLRDRRTLTSTILIPLLLIPLFTLGLPLLMGKLIGGQAQERQKVGVVGTLPESLRAALTKDEKTPGGTVTRAGVDLVPVKDPKAAVQSGEVDAALRAPSPLPARAGDGTGTLEVYAKLGSLRAQTGAFAKVQSTVEAYNRELAVQRLHTLGLGAQTLTPVTLDPIDASPEQERRSGQLAFLIPLLMLNFILTGAMATALDATAGEKERGTLESLLVSPVRRSEVVAGKLLATTVTALTTACFSVLGFLLSGLIARAALAGAPTELTQAFGGQLTLTLGSALALLGTMVSAALLISAVLIALSIYARSYKEAQTYVTPLSLLIVFPAVLLQFSDFLTLSGGIYALPLFGSMVAILDTVRGNLTVGHVLTAIAANLLGALLVGLLALRSFGREEVIFRN; this is translated from the coding sequence GTGCGTCCTGACTACATCTGGCGGGTGGCCTCGCGCGACCTGCTCTCCACGCTGCGCGACCGGCGCACCCTCACCAGCACCATCCTGATTCCGCTGCTGCTGATCCCGCTCTTTACGCTGGGGCTGCCGCTGCTGATGGGCAAGCTGATCGGCGGCCAGGCACAGGAACGGCAGAAGGTGGGGGTGGTGGGCACGCTGCCCGAATCGCTGCGCGCGGCCCTGACAAAGGACGAGAAGACGCCGGGCGGCACGGTGACGCGGGCCGGGGTGGACCTGGTGCCGGTGAAGGACCCGAAAGCCGCCGTGCAGTCCGGCGAGGTGGACGCGGCCCTGCGCGCCCCCTCTCCCCTGCCCGCCCGGGCGGGCGACGGCACCGGCACATTGGAGGTCTACGCCAAGCTGGGGAGCCTGCGGGCGCAGACGGGCGCCTTTGCCAAGGTGCAGTCCACTGTGGAAGCGTACAACCGTGAGTTGGCCGTGCAGCGCCTGCACACGCTGGGCCTGGGCGCGCAGACGCTGACGCCGGTCACCCTCGACCCCATCGACGCCAGCCCCGAGCAGGAGCGGCGCAGCGGGCAGCTCGCCTTCCTGATCCCGCTGCTGATGCTGAACTTCATCCTGACCGGGGCGATGGCGACCGCGCTGGACGCCACAGCGGGCGAGAAGGAACGCGGGACGCTGGAAAGCCTGCTGGTATCCCCGGTGCGCCGCAGCGAGGTCGTGGCGGGGAAGCTGCTCGCCACCACCGTCACGGCCCTCACGACCGCCTGTTTCAGCGTGCTGGGGTTCCTGCTGAGCGGCCTGATCGCGCGGGCGGCCCTCGCCGGGGCACCGACCGAACTCACACAGGCGTTCGGCGGCCAGCTCACGCTGACCCTGGGAAGCGCGCTGGCCCTGCTCGGGACGATGGTCAGCGCCGCACTGCTGATCAGCGCCGTCCTGATCGCCCTGAGCATCTACGCGCGCAGCTACAAGGAAGCGCAGACCTACGTCACGCCCCTGAGCCTCTTGATCGTCTTTCCCGCCGTGCTGCTGCAATTCAGCGACTTCCTGACCCTCAGCGGCGGGATCTACGCCCTGCCGCTCTTCGGCAGCATGGTCGCCATCCTCGACACGGTGCGCGGCAACCTGACCGTCGGGCACGTCCTGACCGCCATCGCGGCGAACCTGCTCGGCGCCCTGCTGGTGGGGTTGCTGGCCCTGCGCTCCTTCGGACGGGAGGAGGTGATTTTCAGGAATTAG
- a CDS encoding type III polyketide synthase — protein sequence MSSAPVVRSLVTGNPPHRVPQAEVREVARGVFPRMAARAHMLGVFDNASIETRSLSRPLAWYQEERGFGEKNAVFVEEARALTLRLARGALEQAEVAPAEVDAVVVVNTSGISAPSLDAYLIETLGLNRHAARLPVWGLGCAGGAAGLSRAADLVRAGFRRVLYVAVELCSLTLVRGDESKSNFVGTALFSDGGAALVVTAPDVPGPPPLLALHGGYSTLIEASEDIMGWDVVDDGLKVRFSRDIPALVRSMMQENVGQALAAHGWSREDVQTFVVHPGGVKVLAAYEEALGLPPGTLDASRRVLADHGNMSSVTVLFVLAETLQGRPEGRGLLSAMGPGFSAEHVLIEFPGA from the coding sequence ATGTCTTCTGCCCCCGTCGTGCGTTCTCTGGTCACCGGGAACCCGCCCCACCGTGTCCCGCAGGCCGAGGTGCGCGAGGTGGCCCGCGGCGTGTTCCCGCGGATGGCCGCCCGCGCGCACATGCTGGGCGTGTTCGACAACGCCAGTATCGAGACGCGCTCCCTGAGCCGCCCGCTGGCGTGGTACCAGGAGGAGCGCGGCTTTGGCGAGAAGAACGCCGTCTTCGTCGAGGAGGCCCGCGCGCTGACCCTGCGCCTGGCCCGGGGGGCGCTGGAGCAGGCCGAAGTGGCGCCCGCCGAGGTGGACGCCGTCGTGGTGGTCAACACCAGCGGCATCAGCGCCCCCAGTCTCGACGCCTACCTGATCGAGACGCTGGGCCTGAACCGCCACGCGGCGCGGCTGCCGGTGTGGGGCCTGGGGTGCGCGGGTGGCGCGGCGGGGCTGAGCCGGGCGGCCGATCTGGTGCGCGCGGGCTTCCGGCGGGTGCTGTACGTGGCGGTGGAACTGTGCAGCCTCACCCTGGTGCGCGGCGACGAGTCCAAGAGCAACTTCGTGGGCACCGCGCTGTTCTCGGACGGCGGCGCGGCCCTGGTCGTGACGGCCCCCGACGTGCCCGGCCCCCCGCCCCTGCTGGCCCTGCATGGCGGCTACTCCACCCTGATCGAGGCTTCCGAGGACATCATGGGCTGGGACGTGGTCGATGACGGCCTGAAGGTGCGCTTCTCCCGCGACATCCCGGCCCTGGTCCGCTCGATGATGCAGGAGAACGTCGGGCAGGCTCTGGCCGCGCACGGCTGGTCACGGGAGGACGTGCAAACCTTCGTCGTCCACCCCGGCGGCGTCAAAGTCCTCGCCGCTTATGAGGAGGCTCTGGGGCTGCCTCCGGGCACGCTGGATGCCAGCCGCCGCGTGCTGGCCGACCACGGCAACATGAGCAGCGTGACCGTGCTGTTCGTGCTGGCAGAAACCCTGCAGGGGCGTCCCGAGGGCCGGGGCCTGCTGAGCGCGATGGGGCCGGGCTTCAGCGCCGAACACGTCCTGATCGAATTTCCCGGGGCCTGA
- a CDS encoding Uma2 family endonuclease has protein sequence MSGPALRTMTEEEYLRTEETSPVKREYVWGFVYALHGEDSPQARAGATSRHGLISMNIGAALHRTALRQGCRLYQSDMRVRIPQWGGVRYYYPDLVLTCDPVDDAATFLTAPCLVVEVLSPSTRDLDRREKLLAYTALPSVQGYLLVDTATGAARLYIRNGDGWDEHYEEGEGTLNLPCLNVPLSLDDIYEGVGL, from the coding sequence ATGAGCGGCCCGGCCCTGAGGACGATGACGGAAGAGGAGTACCTCCGCACCGAGGAAACGAGTCCCGTCAAGCGTGAATACGTCTGGGGCTTTGTGTATGCCCTGCACGGTGAGGACAGTCCGCAGGCCCGAGCGGGAGCCACCAGCAGGCACGGGCTGATCAGCATGAATATCGGCGCGGCACTTCACCGCACGGCCCTGCGCCAGGGCTGCCGCCTGTATCAGAGCGATATGCGCGTCCGCATCCCGCAGTGGGGCGGTGTCCGGTACTACTACCCGGACCTCGTGCTCACCTGTGACCCCGTGGACGATGCCGCCACGTTCCTCACGGCGCCGTGCCTCGTCGTGGAAGTCCTCAGCCCCAGCACCCGCGATCTCGACCGGCGCGAGAAACTCCTCGCCTACACGGCCCTCCCCAGTGTGCAGGGTTATCTGCTGGTCGACACGGCGACCGGCGCCGCTCGCCTGTACATCAGGAACGGCGACGGGTGGGACGAGCACTACGAGGAAGGGGAAGGGACGCTGAACCTGCCGTGCCTGAACGTTCCGCTGTCACTGGACGACATTTACGAGGGAGTCGGCCTGTAA
- a CDS encoding PRC-barrel domain-containing protein translates to MIKGKELLGRNIVAIDNGERVASVHDLVFDHQANQLLGLLVDEGGWFRAARVVPFEAVRAFGEDAVMVDSAASVTSTRDDGRLAEVLDSKISLIGLTLLTTDGENLGKIADVYFDEHTGRVEGYEATGGIFSDLSSGRTFVPAPESVQIGEDAAIVPVSVAAAMQEQEPGGLKGAVQSAGQSLSEAYQNAADSVKEGYGNIAEATKERQKEYVVGKTAGSDLTLDDGTVLVHQGDVITATQADRAEQAGKLGALAVAATGGAISEAYGNAREQVQGSYEDLRNATAERQKEYVVGKTAGTDVVAEMADGVSEVIVHQGATITPFQAERAEQAGKLGALVAAATGGAVQDRVQAFREQQLPAPNTLEATIGRRAKTDVRAPGGGLVAAQGQIVTPAIAERARHLGVEQALIAATLGSTAGSGTAGASAALANGVSSVSEGASNLLDRAKAWLGDKRQEAEQALDQRQQDMQEQRIRDALGRPVTRVILAPDDSIILNVGEIITHKAIDEARSGGVLDILLDSVSKEEVNISPLAARPHETGSAALEGQPELGADQTEQPASGRIITDPNAPKTQS, encoded by the coding sequence ATGATCAAAGGCAAGGAACTGCTCGGACGGAATATCGTGGCCATCGACAACGGCGAGCGCGTGGCCAGCGTGCATGACCTGGTGTTCGACCATCAGGCCAACCAGTTGCTCGGTCTGCTGGTGGACGAGGGCGGCTGGTTCCGCGCCGCCCGGGTGGTGCCCTTCGAGGCCGTGCGCGCCTTTGGTGAGGACGCGGTCATGGTGGACAGCGCCGCCTCGGTGACCTCCACCCGCGACGACGGGCGGCTGGCCGAAGTGCTGGATTCCAAGATCAGCCTGATCGGCCTGACGCTGCTGACCACCGACGGCGAGAACCTCGGCAAGATCGCGGACGTGTACTTCGACGAACACACCGGCCGTGTGGAGGGCTACGAGGCGACCGGCGGCATCTTCAGCGACCTGAGCAGCGGCCGGACCTTTGTTCCCGCCCCCGAAAGCGTGCAGATCGGTGAGGACGCGGCCATCGTGCCGGTCAGCGTCGCGGCGGCCATGCAGGAGCAGGAGCCGGGCGGGCTGAAGGGGGCCGTTCAGTCGGCAGGTCAGAGCCTCAGCGAGGCGTACCAGAACGCCGCCGACAGCGTGAAGGAGGGCTACGGCAATATCGCCGAGGCCACCAAGGAACGCCAGAAGGAATACGTGGTCGGCAAGACGGCGGGCAGCGACCTGACCCTCGACGACGGCACGGTGCTGGTCCACCAGGGCGACGTGATCACCGCCACGCAGGCTGACCGGGCCGAGCAGGCGGGCAAGCTGGGGGCACTGGCCGTTGCCGCGACCGGCGGCGCCATCAGCGAGGCCTACGGCAACGCCCGCGAGCAGGTGCAGGGCAGCTACGAGGACCTGCGGAACGCCACAGCCGAGCGCCAGAAGGAATACGTGGTCGGCAAGACCGCCGGGACCGACGTGGTTGCCGAAATGGCCGACGGGGTCAGCGAGGTGATCGTCCATCAGGGGGCCACCATCACGCCCTTCCAGGCCGAACGCGCCGAGCAGGCGGGCAAGTTGGGGGCACTGGTGGCCGCCGCGACCGGCGGGGCGGTGCAGGACCGGGTGCAGGCGTTCCGGGAGCAGCAGCTTCCCGCCCCGAACACCCTGGAGGCCACCATCGGCCGCCGCGCCAAGACGGATGTCCGCGCTCCCGGCGGCGGTCTGGTCGCCGCGCAGGGCCAGATCGTGACCCCCGCCATCGCGGAGCGTGCCCGGCACCTGGGGGTGGAGCAGGCCTTGATCGCGGCCACGCTGGGCAGCACCGCGGGTTCGGGGACCGCCGGGGCGAGCGCGGCGCTGGCGAACGGCGTGTCCAGCGTCAGCGAGGGCGCCAGCAACCTGCTCGACCGGGCCAAGGCCTGGCTCGGCGACAAGCGCCAGGAGGCCGAACAGGCCCTGGATCAGCGGCAGCAGGACATGCAGGAACAGCGCATCCGCGACGCCCTGGGCCGCCCGGTCACCCGCGTGATTCTCGCCCCCGACGACAGCATCATCCTGAACGTCGGCGAGATCATCACCCACAAGGCCATCGACGAGGCCCGCTCGGGCGGCGTGCTGGACATCCTGCTCGACAGCGTGAGCAAGGAGGAAGTGAACATCAGCCCCCTCGCCGCCCGCCCGCACGAGACGGGAAGCGCCGCCCTGGAAGGCCAGCCCGAACTCGGCGCGGATCAGACCGAGCAGCCCGCCTCCGGCCGAATCATCACCGACCCCAACGCCCCCAAGACCCAGAGCTGA
- a CDS encoding enolase C-terminal domain-like protein, whose amino-acid sequence MSGPGVARVEGIPYRLPLRGTLAWGAHSALDAAEHVLVRVTLDDGTVGTAEATPRPTIYGETPQSVVAILQHLEPALKGLEITDEAALNRVRNNVANNHTARGALDMALWDARARAQGLTLWDTLLGPNPRVRVSFILGIGTPAGMLAEAERVVTVGVRCLKVKVGRDHARDLAVIRDLRRAFGEDVQLYADSNETLTPDLAPAALAAMREAGLTYVEEPLPVRELRARADLHARSILPIVADDSCFTPADLARELDFNTFDILNVKTARNGFTDGLKMLRAAAAQGKRGMVGSQASSGLGTLHAALLSTQAEVTEPCELSFVLKLEDDLLDRPLSFQNGWLDVPALRDYQLDPVRLARYQC is encoded by the coding sequence ATGAGCGGGCCGGGGGTGGCGCGGGTGGAAGGCATCCCCTACCGTCTGCCGCTGCGGGGGACGCTCGCCTGGGGGGCCCACAGCGCCCTCGATGCCGCCGAGCACGTCCTGGTGCGCGTCACCCTCGATGACGGGACGGTGGGCACCGCGGAGGCCACCCCGCGCCCCACCATCTACGGGGAGACGCCGCAGAGCGTGGTGGCGATCCTGCAACACCTCGAACCCGCCCTGAAGGGCCTGGAGATCACGGACGAGGCGGCGCTGAACCGGGTGCGGAACAATGTGGCGAACAACCACACCGCTCGCGGCGCCCTCGACATGGCGCTCTGGGACGCGCGTGCCCGCGCGCAGGGTCTGACGCTCTGGGACACCTTGCTGGGGCCGAATCCCCGCGTGCGGGTCAGTTTTATCCTGGGGATCGGGACGCCCGCCGGGATGCTGGCGGAGGCCGAGCGGGTGGTCACGGTGGGCGTGCGCTGCCTGAAGGTGAAGGTGGGCCGCGACCACGCCCGCGACCTCGCGGTGATCCGTGACCTGCGCCGGGCTTTCGGGGAGGACGTGCAGCTCTACGCCGACAGCAACGAGACGCTCACGCCGGACCTGGCCCCCGCCGCCCTCGCCGCGATGCGGGAAGCGGGCCTGACCTACGTGGAGGAACCGCTCCCGGTGCGCGAGCTGAGGGCACGCGCCGACCTGCACGCGCGGTCCATCCTGCCCATTGTGGCGGACGACTCCTGCTTCACGCCCGCCGACCTGGCCCGCGAACTGGACTTCAACACCTTCGACATCCTGAACGTAAAGACCGCCCGCAACGGCTTTACCGACGGCCTGAAGATGCTGCGGGCCGCCGCCGCCCAGGGCAAGCGTGGCATGGTCGGCTCGCAGGCCAGCAGCGGCCTCGGCACCCTGCACGCCGCCCTGCTGTCCACCCAGGCCGAGGTGACGGAGCCCTGCGAACTCAGCTTCGTGCTGAAACTGGAGGATGACCTGCTGGACCGGCCTCTCTCCTTTCAGAACGGCTGGCTGGATGTCCCCGCGCTGCGCGACTACCAGCTTGACCCGGTTCGGCTTGCCCGCTACCAGTGTTAG
- a CDS encoding ATPase, whose product MFAPLDHLHTAPPASPHERRLAELPLTVLVGVTGVGKSTALAALRAADPQARVLPDRREITDRVMIWPVSGGPVSDRAERFRLTARYREQHPGGMAYALGTLTADTRHWGERPLFDGLRGLEEVEYAARHFPAWRFVALHAPDVVRVRRLLGRADAFDRMPGGHTGGNLRAELAALPGVDAVFTPAELGALAALEAEGDSPGDILAKTRIVLTERQHYDPDAAAAFLRTLPPGRALLLDTVALSPGQVAAAIGAWA is encoded by the coding sequence ATGTTCGCCCCTCTGGATCACCTGCATACGGCCCCCCCCGCCTCCCCCCACGAGCGGCGGCTGGCCGAGTTGCCCCTGACGGTGCTGGTCGGTGTGACGGGGGTGGGCAAAAGCACCGCCCTGGCGGCTCTGCGGGCGGCCGACCCCCAGGCGCGGGTGCTCCCCGACCGCCGCGAGATCACCGACCGGGTGATGATCTGGCCCGTGAGCGGCGGCCCCGTCAGCGACCGCGCCGAACGCTTCCGCCTGACCGCCCGTTACCGCGAACAGCACCCCGGCGGCATGGCCTACGCGCTGGGCACCCTGACCGCCGACACGCGCCACTGGGGCGAGCGGCCCCTCTTCGACGGGCTGCGCGGGCTGGAGGAGGTGGAGTACGCGGCGCGGCACTTTCCCGCCTGGCGCTTCGTGGCGCTGCACGCCCCGGACGTGGTGCGCGTGCGCCGCCTGCTGGGGCGCGCGGACGCCTTCGACCGGATGCCTGGCGGGCACACCGGAGGCAACCTGCGCGCGGAACTGGCCGCGCTGCCCGGCGTGGACGCCGTCTTCACCCCCGCCGAACTCGGCGCCCTCGCCGCGCTGGAAGCGGAGGGGGACTCGCCGGGGGACATCCTCGCCAAGACGCGCATCGTGCTTACCGAGCGCCAGCATTACGACCCGGACGCGGCGGCGGCCTTTTTGCGGACGCTGCCGCCGGGGCGTGCCCTGCTGCTCGACACGGTGGCCCTCTCGCCGGGGCAGGTCGCCGCCGCCATCGGGGCGTGGGCATGA
- a CDS encoding CoA transferase: MPGPLHGLTVLSLALNLPGPLAAAALRDEGARVMKIEPPGGDPFQHFSPEWYAEVTRGVEVHTLDLKTPEGQARLHTLLPETDLLLTSSRPAALARLGLDGSALDAAYPRLCRVVIVGDTLDPNAPGHDLTYQAEAGLIDPARPVMPRTLVADLLGAREAQAAALALLWGRERGGAERERRVGLAGAASHAALPLRYGLTAPGGLLSGARPFYRLYATADGVIAVAALEGHFADRWLALTGPDPEATVRAHPTASWLKLAQEQDLPLSEVRAAPEMKRG, from the coding sequence ATGCCCGGTCCACTGCATGGCCTGACCGTCCTGAGCCTCGCGCTGAATCTGCCCGGTCCGCTGGCCGCGGCCGCGCTGCGGGACGAGGGGGCGCGGGTCATGAAGATCGAGCCGCCGGGGGGGGACCCCTTCCAGCACTTCTCGCCGGAGTGGTACGCGGAGGTGACGCGGGGGGTGGAAGTCCACACGCTGGACCTCAAGACGCCGGAGGGGCAGGCCAGGCTCCACACGTTGCTGCCGGAGACGGACCTGCTGCTGACCAGCAGTCGCCCGGCGGCCCTGGCGCGGCTGGGGCTGGACGGTTCCGCGCTGGACGCCGCCTATCCCCGGCTGTGCCGGGTGGTCATCGTGGGGGACACCCTCGACCCGAACGCACCCGGACACGACCTCACGTATCAGGCGGAGGCCGGGCTGATCGATCCCGCACGGCCCGTCATGCCGCGCACGCTGGTCGCGGACCTGCTGGGGGCGCGGGAGGCGCAGGCCGCCGCGCTGGCCCTGCTGTGGGGCCGCGAGCGCGGCGGGGCGGAACGCGAGCGGAGGGTGGGCCTCGCGGGGGCAGCCAGCCACGCGGCCCTGCCGCTGCGGTACGGCCTGACGGCGCCCGGCGGCCTGCTGTCCGGCGCCCGGCCCTTCTACCGCCTGTATGCCACCGCCGACGGTGTGATTGCCGTCGCCGCGCTGGAAGGGCATTTCGCGGACCGCTGGCTGGCCCTCACCGGCCCCGACCCCGAGGCCACCGTGCGGGCACACCCGACCGCGTCCTGGCTGAAGCTGGCGCAGGAGCAGGACCTGCCGCTGAGCGAGGTGCGGGCCGCGCCGGAGATGAAGAGAGGCTGA
- the acnA gene encoding aconitate hydratase AcnA: MAMNLFGAREVLTTKAGQTLYYYNLNKLQEQGSDISRLPFSVKVLLESVLREANDYDVRQEDVRAVANWKPVNPEIEIPFKPARVILQDFTGVPAVVDLAAMRSAMVALGGDPEKINPLIPVDLVIDHSVQVDEFGTEMALLRNMELEFERNRERYEFLRWGQQAFDNFGVVPPASGIVHQVNLEYLAKGVQSRPETVPGEEGGVVVYPDSLVGTDSHTTMINGLGIVGWGVGGIEAEAVMLGQPIYMLMPEVVGFKITGAMPEGATATDLALRVTQMLREKGVVGKFVEFYGAGLSNMTLPDRATIANMAPEYGATMGFFPVDDEALRYLRRTGRLEDEIELVEMYYKAQGMFRTDETPDPVFTDTIELDLSTIVPSLAGPKRPQDRVNLADMHTVFAEALTAPVKNRGFELGGEQLNAQGTVAGTNIQIGHGAVTLASITSCTNTSNPSVLIAAGLVAKKAVERGLKPKPWVKTSLAPGSRVVTEYLENAGLQQYLDQIGFNTVGYGCMTCIGNSGPLPEPVVQAIEEGSLVAASVLSGNRNFEGRVNPHIKANYLASPPLVVAYALAGTVVNDIVNDPIGTDPNGQPVYLRDLWPTNAEIQQIMDQAINAEMFGRVYDGIEKSNAEWNAIPVAEGALYNWNPDSTYIQNPPFFENLAGGPSEIISIEGARALVKVGDSVTTDHISPAGSFKADTPAGKYLLERGIPPKDFNSYGSRRGNDRIMTRGTFANIRLKNQLAPGTEGGFTTDYTTGQVNTIFDAAQNYKASNIPLLVFAGKDYGMGSSRDWAAKGTLLLGVKAVIAESFERIHRSNLVGMGVLPLQYKNGETADSLGINGDEIFDVILPPDLKPRQDVTLRVTDKGGQSRDITVQCRIDTPVEIDYYRNGGILQTVLRGILERSQGEVKA, translated from the coding sequence ATGGCGATGAATCTGTTCGGTGCGCGCGAGGTGCTCACCACCAAAGCGGGCCAGACCCTGTATTACTACAACCTCAACAAACTTCAGGAGCAAGGCTCCGATATCAGCCGTCTGCCCTTCTCCGTCAAGGTGCTCCTCGAAAGCGTGCTGCGTGAGGCGAATGATTACGACGTGCGCCAGGAGGACGTGCGGGCCGTCGCGAACTGGAAGCCCGTCAACCCGGAGATCGAGATTCCCTTCAAGCCCGCCCGCGTGATCTTGCAGGACTTTACCGGCGTCCCGGCGGTCGTGGACCTGGCGGCGATGCGCTCGGCGATGGTGGCGCTGGGCGGCGACCCCGAGAAGATCAACCCGCTGATCCCGGTGGACCTGGTGATCGACCACTCCGTTCAGGTGGACGAGTTCGGCACCGAGATGGCGCTGCTCCGCAACATGGAACTGGAATTCGAGCGCAACCGCGAACGCTACGAGTTCCTCCGCTGGGGCCAGCAGGCCTTCGACAACTTCGGCGTGGTGCCGCCCGCCAGCGGCATCGTCCACCAGGTCAACCTGGAATACCTGGCCAAAGGCGTGCAGAGCCGTCCCGAGACTGTGCCGGGTGAAGAGGGTGGCGTGGTCGTGTACCCCGACTCCCTGGTGGGCACCGACAGCCACACCACCATGATCAACGGCCTGGGGATCGTGGGCTGGGGCGTCGGCGGCATCGAGGCCGAGGCCGTGATGCTGGGCCAGCCGATCTACATGCTGATGCCGGAAGTGGTGGGCTTCAAGATCACCGGGGCGATGCCCGAGGGGGCGACCGCCACCGACCTGGCGCTGCGCGTCACGCAGATGCTGCGCGAGAAGGGTGTGGTCGGCAAGTTCGTGGAGTTCTACGGCGCGGGCCTCAGCAACATGACCCTCCCCGACCGCGCGACCATCGCCAACATGGCCCCCGAGTACGGCGCGACGATGGGCTTTTTCCCGGTGGACGACGAGGCGCTGCGCTACCTGCGCCGCACCGGCCGCCTGGAAGACGAGATCGAACTGGTGGAGATGTACTACAAGGCCCAGGGCATGTTCCGCACCGACGAGACGCCCGACCCCGTCTTCACCGACACCATCGAACTCGACCTCTCGACCATCGTGCCCAGCCTGGCGGGTCCCAAGCGCCCGCAGGACCGCGTGAACCTCGCGGATATGCACACGGTCTTCGCGGAGGCGCTGACCGCGCCCGTCAAGAACCGGGGCTTCGAGCTGGGCGGGGAGCAGTTGAACGCCCAGGGCACCGTCGCGGGCACCAACATTCAGATCGGGCACGGCGCGGTGACGCTGGCCTCGATCACCTCCTGCACGAACACCTCCAACCCCAGCGTGCTGATCGCGGCGGGTCTGGTCGCCAAAAAGGCCGTGGAGCGCGGCCTGAAGCCCAAGCCCTGGGTGAAGACCTCGCTGGCCCCCGGCTCCAGGGTCGTCACTGAGTACCTGGAAAACGCGGGCCTCCAGCAGTACCTCGACCAGATCGGCTTCAACACGGTCGGCTACGGCTGCATGACCTGCATCGGCAACTCCGGTCCCCTTCCCGAACCCGTCGTGCAGGCCATCGAAGAGGGCAGCCTGGTGGCTGCGTCGGTGCTCTCGGGCAACCGCAACTTCGAGGGCCGCGTGAACCCGCACATCAAGGCGAACTACCTGGCCTCGCCGCCCCTGGTGGTGGCTTACGCACTGGCGGGCACGGTCGTGAACGACATCGTGAACGATCCCATCGGCACTGATCCGAACGGCCAGCCGGTGTACCTGCGTGACCTGTGGCCGACCAACGCCGAGATCCAGCAGATCATGGACCAGGCGATCAACGCCGAGATGTTCGGGCGCGTGTACGACGGCATCGAGAAGAGTAACGCCGAGTGGAACGCCATCCCCGTGGCCGAGGGCGCGCTGTACAACTGGAACCCCGACAGCACCTACATCCAGAACCCGCCCTTCTTCGAGAACCTGGCGGGCGGTCCCAGCGAGATCATCAGCATCGAGGGCGCGCGCGCGCTGGTGAAGGTCGGTGACTCGGTGACCACCGATCACATCAGCCCCGCCGGTTCCTTCAAGGCGGACACGCCCGCCGGGAAGTACCTGCTGGAGCGCGGCATCCCGCCCAAGGACTTCAACTCCTACGGCTCGCGCCGCGGCAACGACCGCATCATGACGCGCGGGACCTTTGCCAACATCCGCCTGAAGAACCAGCTCGCCCCCGGCACCGAAGGCGGCTTCACCACCGACTACACCACCGGGCAGGTCAACACCATCTTCGACGCCGCCCAGAACTACAAGGCCAGCAACATTCCGCTCCTCGTGTTTGCGGGCAAGGACTACGGCATGGGCAGCAGCCGCGACTGGGCCGCCAAGGGGACCCTCCTGCTGGGCGTGAAGGCCGTGATCGCGGAGAGCTTCGAGCGCATCCACCGCTCCAACCTCGTCGGCATGGGCGTGCTGCCCCTCCAGTACAAGAACGGGGAGACGGCTGACAGCCTGGGCATCAACGGCGACGAAATCTTCGACGTGATCCTGCCCCCCGACCTCAAGCCCCGTCAGGACGTGACGCTGCGCGTGACGGACAAAGGCGGCCAGAGCCGCGACATCACCGTCCAGTGCCGCATCGACACGCCCGTCGAGATCGACTACTACCGCAATGGCGGCATCCTCCAGACCGTGCTGCGCGGCATTCTGGAGCGGAGCCAGGGTGAAGTGAAGGCGTAA
- a CDS encoding cupin domain-containing protein, translated as MDKVNLAEKFALFDDAWHPRVVAELNGQQVKVVKLRGEFVWHHHEHEDELFWVVRGTLRLRFRDRDVRVGEGEFIVVPRGTDHLPVAETEEVWVVLIEPASTLNTGNVRGERTRETLERL; from the coding sequence ATGGACAAGGTGAACCTCGCGGAGAAATTCGCGCTCTTCGACGACGCCTGGCACCCCCGCGTGGTGGCCGAACTGAACGGCCAGCAGGTGAAGGTCGTCAAGCTGCGCGGCGAGTTCGTGTGGCACCACCACGAACACGAGGACGAACTGTTCTGGGTGGTCCGGGGGACCCTGCGCCTGCGCTTCCGTGACCGGGACGTGCGGGTGGGCGAGGGCGAATTCATCGTTGTGCCGCGCGGCACCGACCATCTGCCGGTCGCGGAGACGGAGGAGGTCTGGGTGGTGCTGATCGAACCCGCCTCGACGCTGAACACCGGCAACGTGCGGGGCGAGCGGACCCGGGAGACGCTGGAACGGCTGTAG